In Nicotiana tabacum cultivar K326 chromosome 2, ASM71507v2, whole genome shotgun sequence, the following proteins share a genomic window:
- the LOC107832291 gene encoding uncharacterized protein LOC107832291, whose protein sequence is MAQSAKPISSPVPESLYPTLAVFMLAIGLVVTASFLIYEATSSRKNRSLAKELTSGAVASVFLGFGSLFLLLASGVYV, encoded by the exons ATG GCTCAATCAGCAAAACCTATCTCGAGCCCAGTCCCTGAGTCGTTGTACCCAACTCTAGCCGTGTTCATGCTCGCTATTGGTCTTGTCGTAACGGCTTCTTTCCTCAT CTATGAAGCTACTTCTTCAAGGAAGAATCGCAGCCTTGCAAAAGAGCTCACGAGTGGGGCAGTAGCATCTGTTTTCTTG GGTTTTGGATCATTGTTCTTGCTGCTTGCGTCAGGCGTGTATGTTTGA
- the LOC107822662 gene encoding WD-40 repeat-containing protein MSI4-like, protein METTPPSQPKKRGRPKGSSTKTKEERDKELQHRMRGSITDKKAAANAIDEKYVQWKSLVPVLYDWFANHNLVWPSLSCRWGPIVEQGALKNRQRLYLSEQTDKSVPNTLIIANCDVVKPRVAAENHIANFNEEARSPFVKKYKTIIHPGEVNRIRELPQNKNIVATHTDGPEVLIWDIEAQPNKHAVYGAAASRPDLVLSGHQDNAEFALALCPMEPFVLSGGKDKTVVLWSIQDHISTLAADATKPAGSAGSIIKSADNPSIGPRGIFQGHEDTVEDVQFCPSSSQEFCSVGDDSCLILWDARVGNNPVVKVEKAHDADLHCVDWNPHNDNLIITGSADNSVRLFDRRNLTSDGFGSPVHKFEHHTAAVLCVQWCPDRASVFGSSAEDGLLNIWDYEKVGETTDTEAKSQDDPPPGLFFQHAGHRDKIVDFHWNASDPWTIVSVSDDLETSGGGGTLQIWRMSDLLYRREEEVLAELQQFKDHVSKCAPKP, encoded by the exons ATGGAAACAACTCCTCCTTCTCAGCCAAAGAAGCGTGGGAGGCCAAAGGGTTCTTCAACCAAAACCAAAGAGGAAAGAGATAAGGAGCTCCAACACAGGATGAGAGGTAGTATTACTGATAAGAAAGCGGCTGCTAATGCTATCGACGAGAAATATGTTCAGTGGAAGTCACTCGTCCCTGTTCTCTACGACTGGTTCGCTAATCACAACCTCGTTTGGCCTTCCCTCTCTTGCAG GTGGGGTCCAATAGTTGAGCAGGGTGCTTTGAAAAACCGCCAGCGACTCTATCTCTCTGAACAG ACGGATAAGTCAGTGCCTAACACTTTGATCATAGCCAATTGTGACGTGGTGAAGCCCAGGGTTGCAGCAGAAAATCACATTGCAAAT TTCAATGAAGAAGCACGCTCGCCATTTGTGAAGAAGTACAAAACCATAATACACCCAGGAGAG GTTAACAGAATCAGAGAACTCCCACAAAACAAAAACATAGTGGCAACCCATACTGATGGTCCTGAA GTTCTCATTTGGGACATTGAAGCTCAGCCCAATAAACATGCTGTCTATGGTGCTGCTGCTTCGCGTCCGGATCTG GTATTGAGTGGACATCAAGACAATGCAGAATTTGCTCTGGCACTGTGCCCAATGGAACCCTTTGTACTCTCTGGAG GAAAGGACAAAACTGTGGTATTGTGGAGCATTCAAGACCACATTTCAACATTGGCAGCAGATGCAACCAAGCCTGCTGGATCAGCTGGCTCTATAATTAAGTCTGCTGATAATCCATCTATTGGTCCACGTGGTATCTTCCAGGGCCATGAGGATACAGTTGAAGATGTTCAGTTTTGCCCTTCAAG TTCACAGGAATTTTGTAGTGTTGGTGATGATTCATGCCTCATATTGTGGGATGCTCGAGTTGGTAATAATCCTGTTGTGAAG GTTGAGAAAGCGCATGATGCTGATCTTCATTGTGTTGACTGGAATCCTCATAATGACAATCTTATCATAACCGG ATCCGCTGATAATTCGGTGCGCTTGTTTGACCGGCGAAATTTAACTTCGGATGGGTTTGGATCACCGGTCCATAAGTTTGAACATCACACAGCTGCAGTTCTCTGTGTTCAG TGGTGTCCTGATAGGGCTTCTGTGTTTGGGAGCTCCGCAGAGGATGGTCTCTTaaatatttgggactacgagaag GTTGGTGAAACAACAGACACTGAAGCGAAATCGCAAGATGATCCTCCTCCAGGCTTATTTTTTCAGCATGCTGGACACAG GGATAAAATTGTGGACTTTCACTGGAATGCATCGGATCCATGGACTATTGTTAGCGTATCTGATGACTTGGAGACCTCTGGTGGAGGCGGCACACTACAG ATATGGCGCATGAGTGATTTGTTGTACCGACGGGAGGAGGAAGTTTTGGCTGAGCTGCAACAGTTCAAGGACCATGTGAGCAAGTGCGCTCCCAAGCCCTAA